A genomic stretch from Aedes albopictus strain Foshan chromosome 2, AalbF5, whole genome shotgun sequence includes:
- the LOC109422787 gene encoding troponin C, isoallergen Bla g 6.0101 isoform X2 — protein sequence MEKTELSKDQLKVLKASFDAFDKDKTGSIPTDVVGTILELLGHTLSEEELEDVIDEYDEDESGQLEFNEFVQLASNYVEPEEDYDALRKELREVFMMYDKEAKGFIPVDSFKQILRELDGAVPEEELDDIVDEIDADGSGTVDFEEFMEVMTGGPDE from the exons TGCTGAAGGCTTCCTTCGATGCGTTCGATAAGGACAAGACGGGCAGCATTCCCACCGACGTCGTCGGCACCATCCTGGAACTGCTCGGCCACACATTGTCAGAGGAAGAGCTGGAGGATGTGATCGACGAGTACGACGAGGACGAATCCGGCCAGCTGGAGTTCAACGAGTTTGTGCAACTGGCGTCGAACTACGTGGAACCAGAGGAGGACTACGACGCGTTACGGAAGGAACTCCGAGAGGTGTTCATGATGTACGATAAGGAAG CCAAGGGCTTCATTCCAGTAGACTCATTCAAACAGATCCTCCGGGAGTTGGACGGTGCGGTGCCCGAGGAAGAACTGGACGATATTGTAGATGAAATTGATGCTGACGGTTCAGGAACGGTAGACTTTGAAG AATTCATGGAGGTTATGACAG GTGGTCCGGATGAATAA
- the LOC109422787 gene encoding troponin C, isoallergen Bla g 6.0101 isoform X5 — protein sequence MEKTELSKDQLKVLKASFDAFDKDKTGSIPTDVVGTILELLGHTLSEEELEDVIDEYDEDESGQLEFNEFVQLASNYVEPEEDYDALRKELREVFMMYDKEAKGFIPVDSFKQILRELDGAVPEEELDDIVDEIDADGSGTVDFEEFMEVMTGF from the exons TGCTGAAGGCTTCCTTCGATGCGTTCGATAAGGACAAGACGGGCAGCATTCCCACCGACGTCGTCGGCACCATCCTGGAACTGCTCGGCCACACATTGTCAGAGGAAGAGCTGGAGGATGTGATCGACGAGTACGACGAGGACGAATCCGGCCAGCTGGAGTTCAACGAGTTTGTGCAACTGGCGTCGAACTACGTGGAACCAGAGGAGGACTACGACGCGTTACGGAAGGAACTCCGAGAGGTGTTCATGATGTACGATAAGGAAG CCAAGGGCTTCATTCCAGTAGACTCATTCAAACAGATCCTCCGGGAGTTGGACGGTGCGGTGCCCGAGGAAGAACTGGACGATATTGTAGATGAAATTGATGCTGACGGTTCAGGAACGGTAGACTTTGAAG AATTCATGGAGGTTATGACAG GTTTCTAG
- the LOC109422787 gene encoding troponin C, isoallergen Bla g 6.0101 isoform X6, protein MEKTELSKDQLKVLKASFDAFDKDKTGSIPTDVVGTILELLGHTLSEEELEDVIDEYDEDESGQLEFNEFVQLASNYVEPEEDYDALRKELREVFMMYDKEAKGFIPVDSFKQILRELDGAVPEEELDDIVDEIDADGSGTVDFEEFMEVMTAM, encoded by the exons TGCTGAAGGCTTCCTTCGATGCGTTCGATAAGGACAAGACGGGCAGCATTCCCACCGACGTCGTCGGCACCATCCTGGAACTGCTCGGCCACACATTGTCAGAGGAAGAGCTGGAGGATGTGATCGACGAGTACGACGAGGACGAATCCGGCCAGCTGGAGTTCAACGAGTTTGTGCAACTGGCGTCGAACTACGTGGAACCAGAGGAGGACTACGACGCGTTACGGAAGGAACTCCGAGAGGTGTTCATGATGTACGATAAGGAAG CCAAGGGCTTCATTCCAGTAGACTCATTCAAACAGATCCTCCGGGAGTTGGACGGTGCGGTGCCCGAGGAAGAACTGGACGATATTGTAGATGAAATTGATGCTGACGGTTCAGGAACGGTAGACTTTGAAG AATTCATGGAGGTTATGACAG CCATGTGA
- the LOC109422787 gene encoding troponin C, isoallergen Bla g 6.0101 isoform X3, with amino-acid sequence MEKTELSKDQLKVLKASFDAFDKDKTGSIPTDVVGTILELLGHTLSEEELEDVIDEYDEDESGQLEFNEFVQLASNYVEPEEDYDALRKELREVFMMYDKEAKGFIPVDSFKQILRELDGAVPEEELDDIVDEIDADGSGTVDFEEFMEVMTGIM; translated from the exons TGCTGAAGGCTTCCTTCGATGCGTTCGATAAGGACAAGACGGGCAGCATTCCCACCGACGTCGTCGGCACCATCCTGGAACTGCTCGGCCACACATTGTCAGAGGAAGAGCTGGAGGATGTGATCGACGAGTACGACGAGGACGAATCCGGCCAGCTGGAGTTCAACGAGTTTGTGCAACTGGCGTCGAACTACGTGGAACCAGAGGAGGACTACGACGCGTTACGGAAGGAACTCCGAGAGGTGTTCATGATGTACGATAAGGAAG CCAAGGGCTTCATTCCAGTAGACTCATTCAAACAGATCCTCCGGGAGTTGGACGGTGCGGTGCCCGAGGAAGAACTGGACGATATTGTAGATGAAATTGATGCTGACGGTTCAGGAACGGTAGACTTTGAAG AATTCATGGAGGTTATGACAG GCATTATGTAG
- the LOC109422787 gene encoding troponin C, isoallergen Bla g 6.0101 isoform X4, which produces MEKTELSKDQLKVLKASFDAFDKDKTGSIPTDVVGTILELLGHTLSEEELEDVIDEYDEDESGQLEFNEFVQLASNYVEPEEDYDALRKELREVFMMYDKEAKGFIPVDSFKQILRELDGAVPEEELDDIVDEIDADGSGTVDFEEFMEVMTGE; this is translated from the exons TGCTGAAGGCTTCCTTCGATGCGTTCGATAAGGACAAGACGGGCAGCATTCCCACCGACGTCGTCGGCACCATCCTGGAACTGCTCGGCCACACATTGTCAGAGGAAGAGCTGGAGGATGTGATCGACGAGTACGACGAGGACGAATCCGGCCAGCTGGAGTTCAACGAGTTTGTGCAACTGGCGTCGAACTACGTGGAACCAGAGGAGGACTACGACGCGTTACGGAAGGAACTCCGAGAGGTGTTCATGATGTACGATAAGGAAG CCAAGGGCTTCATTCCAGTAGACTCATTCAAACAGATCCTCCGGGAGTTGGACGGTGCGGTGCCCGAGGAAGAACTGGACGATATTGTAGATGAAATTGATGCTGACGGTTCAGGAACGGTAGACTTTGAAG AATTCATGGAGGTTATGACAGGTGAATAA